A window of Oceanococcus atlanticus contains these coding sequences:
- a CDS encoding toll/interleukin-1 receptor domain-containing protein, which yields MATVREYFDKVLGHCLSLQNTLLAKSQRGEDIASLIAKIVLDLEGNAKYWSFYIPACSSPFEAVAGLFAVNEVQNCSFGPQSDGLVVETGFADYPERASSVDLVFTRRVLLYFEDILDQRCRDEIKSLGRERGLFVIIRDAEYAEAKSRIEKPLAFISHDSRDKDDLARPLAVELSKKMCPVWYDEYSLRVGASLRQSIESGLKETRHCIVILSPNFFSNDGWGRAEFDSVYTREIIERENVILPIWHGVTVKQVYEYSPRLADKFGLSSELGVEELARRLEREIRSGDT from the coding sequence CTACTGGCCAAATCTCAACGAGGCGAAGATATAGCTTCGCTGATCGCAAAAATTGTTCTTGATCTAGAAGGGAACGCAAAATACTGGTCTTTTTACATTCCGGCTTGTAGTTCGCCCTTCGAAGCTGTTGCTGGTCTGTTTGCGGTTAACGAAGTGCAAAATTGTTCTTTTGGGCCGCAATCTGATGGGCTAGTCGTGGAAACAGGGTTTGCAGACTATCCTGAGCGAGCTAGTTCAGTTGACCTAGTCTTTACTCGCAGAGTGTTGTTGTACTTTGAAGATATTCTCGACCAGCGGTGCCGCGATGAAATCAAATCGTTGGGACGAGAGAGAGGTTTGTTCGTGATAATTCGAGACGCTGAATATGCGGAGGCCAAATCTCGTATAGAAAAGCCGTTGGCGTTTATCTCCCACGATTCTCGTGATAAGGATGATTTGGCGAGACCCCTGGCCGTAGAGCTTTCAAAGAAGATGTGCCCAGTTTGGTACGACGAATATTCATTGCGAGTCGGTGCCAGCCTACGTCAAAGCATTGAGTCTGGCTTGAAAGAAACGCGGCATTGCATCGTCATCCTCTCACCGAATTTCTTTTCCAACGACGGTTGGGGGCGAGCCGAATTCGACTCTGTCTATACCCGAGAAATCATCGAAAGGGAAAACGTAATTTTGCCTATTTGGCACGGGGTTACGGTAAAGCAAGTTTACGAATATAGTCCAAGACTTGCCGACAAGTTTGGCCTTAGTTCGGAGCTTGGCGTCGAAGAACTAGCAAGACGCCTGGAAAGGGAGATCAGGAGTGGCGACACCTAA